A stretch of DNA from Salmo trutta chromosome 12, fSalTru1.1, whole genome shotgun sequence:
GAGTCACATCTAAATGGAACTTTTTATGGTCTTAGGATTTGTCTACTCCAGCACTTTCACAACATTATGAGACTTTCAGTAAGAGAAGCTACATTCTAAGGCTCACTAAAAGCATGTACTGCTAACATTGCAGAAACACTACTGACCTAAAATTCTCCCAGTCTTGACAAAGCCATATGAGCTTATAGCTCAGCCTATTGGAGGTTCATGTGCAACTTAGGCGCAACACCAGTGGGATTTAGGCAGAGTTTCAGCAACCACAGGGTTAAAGAGCTAAACAAGTCAGAATGGCTTTAGTAGTACTGTGACGATGGGAAAACAGTAGCTCACGGTGTATCTGAGCAAAATAGACAAAGCAGTTAGGACTTATCCCCTTTGAAACCCCCCTCTACCTATCCCCTCGCCTGCTAACACATCCCAAGAAATCTCCATTACAGTTCAGTTTGTGTAAAAAAATGTCAAGGACAGTAACACTTCAACAAAGCTAGGATCAAATCAAGGTTCATCGTTACTCGACATTCAAACAAAAGTACAGTTTACTTTTTAAACGTTTAGTTCCCACCTCCCTCACATTTTTTTGTTCTTCAGATAAAACTCAACTGCTAAAATGCTACATTCTAAGTCTCACTAAAAGCTTGACAAAGCATTGTTAGCTTTATGGGAAATGCCTGGACTAAAACAACACCACTCCCTTCCTAAACTTGGCTACAATGTGTTACGGAGTTAGATCGAACACAACGTGTTGTTGAACTAAGCTTGACCTTTGTTTTCACTTGACCCTTTTAACACTTTATGATAGAAACACAAAACATCCACACGTTGTTTCCCTATGGTTCTCCTCTTCAGTCAGGTTTAGCTGAATGCCTGTTAGAAATACATCTGTATCTAGCTGtgttataaaaaaaatgaaacaccTAGGTATGCCAGGAGGACCACTGGTTTTGAGTTGCCAGGGTGTTCTTTTCTTGGTCTATTGAGCTATACAGAAAAGGAGGTGGGGGATCCTGTCCCAAACTAACCGACCCTGTCCTAGGGTAGCGATTGTACTGGATATCATCTTTTTCTTCCACTCTCTCAACGTCTCTGTGTTGTCCTCCCGGACCTTCTTTGAGATCCCCCCTTTGCGTTCCCGTCGCCCAGCTTCTCCTCTTGGGCAGGTGCCTCCTCTTTCGTCTCTCCCGTGACTGGCTCGTCCTCTGCATCTTCTGTGACTGGTCCTAGGTCTAGAGTTGGCTCTTCCTCCTTGTCCTCAGGCCCAGCTAGGCTCTGCTGCTCTGGAGTGGCTTGGCCCAGGGTCCCCCTCGTGCTGCTGGTGGTAGGGGTGCTGGTAGTGGCGAGGTCCTGCTGGGATGAAAATGAGGCTGAGGGAGTGTTATCCTGGGGTTGAGGGCGGGGCTGAGAGGGCCTCAGCGTGGTGGTGGGCGGCAGTAAAGCAGGGCTGCCGAGGACTTCTGAAGGCAGGCTGTGGTTACTGTCACACTCTGCATCTCCGTCCACAGGAGTAGGTTCCAATGTCCCATCCTTCTGGCTACGCAAGGCCCTGTACTTCTGTAGGGGAGAGGAGGCACAAGCGTATAGGATTTAACGGCGATGACTGCAACAGACAGACAACTATAGGCAAACTCGTAAATGTTGTGTGGGTAGCGTCTTAATTCATACACAGTACGTGCGATTATACAACCAACCTTGAGGTTCTCAAAGTGTTTGAGTGACTTGCAGTGCGAGTGGCGGGCTGAGGACTCAAAATGGTAGAAGTGCTGGCAGATTCTACAGAGGAACCCAGCCACGGGAACCACAAAGCTAGAACCTGGGAGATGAgcagagagaggtactgttagtCAATGAAAATGGAATGGCACATGACAAAATCATAATGTGCAATATACAAATAACATGAACTGATAAATGATTGATTCGGAATGGCTTTTCAAGTCAGTGAGTGGTGTGTGGTGAGacaatccccaaagccaacacctcctttggtagcctttccttccagttctctgctgccaatgactgtaacgaactgcaaaaattactgaagctggagactcatatctccctcactaacattaagcatcagctgtcagagcagcttaccgatcactgtacctgtacatagcccatctgtaaatagcacacccaactacctcatccccatattattacttaccctcttgcaccccagtatctctacttgcacatcatcatctgcaaatctatcactccagtgttaatgctaaattgtaattattttgcctccaaggcctatttattgccctacctccctacatttgcacacactgtacgtttgtttatgtctaactctgtgttgttgtttgtgtcgcactgctatgctttatcttggccaggtcgcagttgtaaatgataacttgttctcaactggcctacctggttaaatcatggtgaaataaataaaacaatgacCCCTGGTAGAGTGTCACTCACCGTACACCGTGTCAGGGTCATATTCCTCATCTTCATCTATGTCCTCCAGTAAAGCCACCTCCATCTGGGTAGGCCAGCCCTCCtgccacaccaaacacacacgaCCAAATAGATGTAAACCAACACAAGAGACGACATACAGAAGTTTCATGAAGAACACTTCAAAATGTCTCTAGTATGGACCCTGTGACAAAGTGAACGTGAGCATGGGAGAAAGAGTGAGGAACGACAAAGCATGTACGAGCAGACGCCTAACCTTTCCATGGGAGCTGCTTTGTTCACCATCTTCCccgtcctcttcctccccctcctcttctccgtCATCTACAAAACAGCCCTGTTCGTCCATGGCAACCAGTTCAGCTAAGGCCGCTGGCCCTCCCTCCTCCCGAAGCTGTCGTGGGAGGAGCACAGAACAGTGAATAAGAGGGGGGAGGGAATGGCTGAcaagggctgcgtcccaaatggcaccctattccctagttagtgcactatataaggaatatggCGCCATCTGGGACGCAAGAAAGGTAATCAATTGAATGGATTTACAAGCTGCCGAGGCAGAGATGAGTAGACCGCCGGACACACCTCGTCGACTCTCTGCTTGTGCTCCTGGGACTGCATGTGCTCCAGGAACAGGCATGGGCTCCTGAAGTGCCTCTTGCAGACGGTACAGGAGGGGTTGGAGGTGCGGCTGGTCAGCTTGTGCTCACTGGTCCTGCGGTGGTCCATGACTGTACTGGTGTAGTGGATTTGACAGGTGGCACACCAACGCTGCAGGCCgggtctcttctctctgtgttaaACACAAACAGCTCTGAGGACCATCACGGTCGTACTCATAGACCGTAGcagaacattttgcaatggaaaaggAAAACAAGTGTTTTTTATTGGACAAGTTTAGACAGACCCTTCCTATTTGGGTCAGTTTTCATCCGTACGGTGCCTAATGACGTGCATTAGTACTGACCCGTCCCTGAAGGAGCTGTCCCTGCGGCCTCCCTGCAGTGACTCCTGGACGCGGGGCATCAAGGTGACCAGACAGGCACTGGACATGTGTTGGATCTCCATCATCCTCTGCTGGTGGACCAGGCTGTTCATGTGACTCTGGAAGTCCTAATGACGAAAAGAGATGGTGcgaaagggagagagaacgatacagagagacggagagcgagggatacagagagacggagagcgagggatacagagagacggagagtgagggatacagagagacggagagcgagggatacagagagacggagagcgagagatacagagagacggagagcgagggatacagagagacggagagcgagGGATACAGAGAAACGGAGAGCGAGGGatacagagagacggagagcgagggatacagagagacagagagcgagggatacagagagatggagagagagggatacagagagatggagagagagggatacaaagggatggagagagagggatacagagagatgaGGTAGAGTGATTCCTCTGTCGCATACGTTGAGCTGAGTGCTTGCCTTGGACCATCCAAAAGCAAACATTTCAATCTATAccctcagggtgtgtgtgtgtttgtgtgtgtgtgtgtgtttgcgctaCCTGCTGGTTGTGACAGGTGATAGTGCAGATGTAGCAATAGAACTTGTTTGCAGCATCACCCTCCTCCTTGCCCTCTTCCTGCCCTCCTTCCAATACCCCTGAGGTAGCCTTGCCCTCTGCCATGTCCTTTAGGCCCGGGGTACATGCCTGGCTCTCACCACTCAGCTGCTCAGAAGCTGACATGGCCGACACTCCACTCTGGACCTGCTCATACACAGGGAGGGACCTTAAAGCAGGTCATGATATCACTTTGGGAGCAGAAATCTGGTGCATCTGTCTGATCTAGCATTACACTGACAGTTTGGTCTTCAGTAAAGCATGATGATAAAACTCACCTTGGCTGCTCTGCTTTCCTCTAGTGCCCCTGGACCAGCCATGCTCCCGTCCTCCTCCAGAATGAAACAGTCTGTTCATGGAAGCGAGAGACCAGGTGAGATAAGGGCAGCACTAGTCCCACCAGGCCACATGTGAAAGGCCAGTGCTGTAGCTGGGTGGGAGGAGGAGGCGTGGAAGTGCTGCTGGAATGGAAGGGCTAGGATGGTATACGAAACCACTCACCTTCAAGCTGGCTGTCATCTGGTGGGCTTTGATGCACTGCTGCACCTAGGACCTCATCTGTCTCCGGAGGCTGCTCCACAGTCTCCTCTGACCTGAGACAGAAAGGAACAGGGAGGGGATACATGTCACTACAAGCTGCTACCCTCCAAGGACTCATCTCAACACATGGATACTCAGTTAAGTGTAATCTGAATAGGTACGTAAACAAAACAACTGCTCAACTGCTCTAGAACTTGAGCTATTCTCCAAGATATTTTTCTAAAGTCAAAACAGTGTTACTTACCCCTCTGTCCTCTGCTTCTTCAGTGCTGGCTCCTTGGGCTCAGGTTGCACTGAGGGCCGTGCCTGTCCATCTGGCCCTCCCACTCCTCCATctgcagggagagggagacaaggCTGTTCCAACCACATATTGACTGTTTCACACCCACTCAAAGAACATACAGAGGAGACATAGGAAAAGAGCAAGCAACCAAAAAACAAACCCTTTTCATGCTTCTGAGATTCCACTAGCTCTAAAGAAAAGACACCAAATTAACACTAGTGCTAGCAGGCGTTGCTAGCAGGCGTTGCTAGCAGGTGTTGAGTGTTCAGGTACGGTCCTACCTTTGAGAGTCTTGTCATTAGGCAGGGTCCTGCTGGCTGCAGGTTGGTTATCTGTGCTCCCCACGGCTCTCTGCTCCCTCTTTCTATCCGGGTACCGTGAAGCATAGTCCTACATGGACAGGGTAAGCCATTTGATCAACAGCTCCCTCAGAAATCAGCAACAGTTAACGTGTGAAACAGGTATAGAGGACTAAGAAATGTTATTTGATCATTTCAGTattgcagtgcattcggaaattattcagatcccttcacagccttattctaaaactgattaaataaaaaatgtctttATCAAATCGACACAACATacactataatgacaaagcggaaaacaggtttagacatttttgcaaatgtattacaaataaaaacagatatacaatatttaagtattcagaccctttcctatgagactcgacattcaggtatttatggtagagtggccagacggaagccactcctcggtaaaaggcacatgacagcctgcttggagtttgccaaaagctacctaaagactctcagaccatgagaaacaagattctctggtctaatgaaaaccagattgaactctttggcctgaatgccaagcgtcacatctggaggaaacctggtaacatccgtacggtgaagcatggtggtggtggcagcatcatgctgtggggatgtttttcagcggcagggactgggagactaatcaagATCaagtgaaagatgaacggagaaaagtacagagagatccttgatgaaaacctaatccagggtgctcaggacctcagactggagtgaaggttcaccttccaacaggacaacgaccctaagcacacagccaagacaatgcaggagtggcttcgggacaagtctttgaatgtacagccagagcccggactagaACCCgttccaacatctctggagagacctgaaaatatctgtgcagctacgcttcccatccaacctgacaaagcttgagaggatctgcagagaagaatgggagaaactccccaaatacaggtgtgccaagcttgtagcatcatacccaagaagacttgaggctgtaatcgctgccaaaggagctgcaaaaaagtactgagtaaatggtctgaatatttatgtaaatgtgatatttcttttttaaattttttattataAACTtggagtttgagtttattttatttttacagggacaatgcacattaatcaacgtttcagtaaaagtgccggttttagccagtcggctaattttcaaccgcagtccctgggttggagagagagggatagagattctacaaacctgtttttgttttgtcattatggggtattgtgtttagatgaaattgtttttttcctcatcaattttagaataatgtgacgtaagaaaatgtggaaaaggtctgaatactttacgaatgcactgtatacgcATTTTGTCTAATCATGAAGTAGcaggtgacactttgcttcttgaaagtccaatatcttgaaaacttgactgctgacacgCAAAACATTTTGGCAATGTATcgaacagtggactaatgaaaaacataccaaaagatagttttgagtggattttccctttaaGCCTCATAGCATTGTCGCACAGTTTCAAGACAATCAAAGCAATCTTAACAACTCAGACTAAAACTCAAGTAGAACTTTTAGCTAGTCAACCAGAAACTGCTCAGAGTGGGTGCTCAGTGCCTTGTAGTTCTCCATAATTAAATAGAGGTTGTGATtacattgttgttgttgtagtagcgGGTGTGGGGATGGTAGTGTCGGGCAGGGAAGCCCATGTGGGGGTTCTTCATGGACATGCCCATGGGTACAGGCCCCAGGAGAGAGGACCGGGCCCCCGCAGCAAAGAACTGGGTGAACTGCTGCCCGCTCGCTGTAAAGCCCCGCATGCTACctggaaagacagagaaagaaggagagagaggtgggagaggcgGAGATCGGGGATGAGTATGAgtatgagggaaggagagaggtgggagaggcgGAGATGGAGGATGAgtatgagggaaggagagagaggtgggagaggcaGAGATGGGGGATGAgtatgagggaaggagagagaggtgggagaggcaGAGATGGGGGATGAgtatgagggaaggagagagaggtgggagaggcgGATGAgtatgagggaaggagagagaggtgggagaggcgGAGATGGAGGATGAgtatgagggaaggagagagaggtgggagtggCGGAGATGGGGGATGAgtatgagggaaggagagagaggcggagaTGGGGGATGAgtatgagggaaggagagagaggcggagaTGGGGGATGAgtatgagggaaggagagaggtgggagaggcgAAGATGGAGGATGAgtatgagggaaggagagagaggtgggagaggcgTAGATGGATGAgtatgagggaaggagagagaggtgggagaggcgGAGATGGGGGATGAgtatgagggaaggagagagaggtgggagaggcaGAGATGGGGGATGAGTATGAGGAGAAAGATCTAAATGGGGTCATAGTTTCTATCAGGTGGCCTTTGGAGCGATAAGGAACACCAAATCAATGGGACTGCaataaaaacaaagtgttaaCAGTGCAGAGACTCATGCagcttttaatgtattttttaaatgtatttaactaggcaactcagttaagaacaaattcttatttacaatgacggcctacccggccaagtcctaacccggacgacgctgggccaattgtgcgctgccctatgggactcccaatcacggccggttgtgatacagcctggaatcaaaccaggtctgcagtgacgcctctagcactgagatgcagtgccttagaccgctgcgccactcgggagcccttttGCACATACACACCAGCGACGTAGATATAAAGATGTGATACCATATTGGAAACATATGTCAATCTACTTGTCTGTACATTTGCTGACATTCTGAAATGCTCTCACCTTGCATCTGCTGCATCATTAGAGCCCCTTGTAACATTGGGTTGGGGGCGATGATGGTGGCCTGGGCAGCCAGGTTGACCATACGGGGAGGTGGAGGTGCAGGGCCTGGTCCAGACATGGCCCTGGTGATCACAGAGCCACAGAGTCAATGGGCATTACAAAGCAGTATTTATATCTAAACATAATACAGCCACAGAGTTTGGAACAGTTGGCCAGTGTAATTTTCAATAACAAATACTATTCATACAAAGAAAATGTGGGGTGCGTTCAGCAGGACAGAAAGGTGTGTAACGTTTAATTCAATAGAAACAATACTGTTCTGAATGACCAGTCAAAGAACGTTGTGattatagggggggggggggggggggggggtgcacaaGTTTTGCAAATGGTCATACACATGATCAggccacaccccaccacacccacCTAACGGGAGCAAACATACtggcacagagtttctaaacccagaggcccaATATCGTGATACTTCCGGGAATGCATCACGAAGCAGATCAGACCGGGGTTTGGCAAGTCAATAGGAGAAGTGAAAAATGTGtccttagttgttaattttctcaaaATCTAAATGGCAAAACCTAGTGCTGAATGATTAACCAAAATCTTCGTTATTTTtcgttttttaaacaactaattgacagaCATCagtcaattatttgaattccattttttCTCCTTCTGTTAGCGCGATGCAGTTTCCCTAGCGATCAAACAGCGCAAGCCCAAACTGTGCAATGTAATAGcaagttgtagtttccaacaggccaatattagacatagtttagcgcagaaaacgtggtaattaactacaatgaccataatccattggaCGCCTACTGGTCCAGTCTGTGTGGAGCAGACacggagatggagagaagaatgCACGACCGAGAGTaatagagagcagttgcttcgcGAGCTAGctctactagaggtcgaccgattaatcggaatggccgattaattaattagggccgatttcaagttttcataacaatcggtatttttggccaccgatttgccgattttttaaaatctatattttttacacctttatttaactaggcaagtcagattaagaacacattcttattttcaatgacggcctaggaacgggggttaactgtgttgttcaggggggattcggggattcgtttttgcaaccttccggttactagtccaacgctctaaccacctgccttacattgcactccacgaggagcctgcatggcaggctgactacctgttaggCGAGGGCCAAGGTAAGTTgatagctagcattaaacttatcttataaaaaactatcaatcttaacataatcactagttaactacacatggttgatgatattactagtttatctaacatgtcctgcattgcatataatcgatgcggtgcctgttaatttctcattgaatcacagcctacttcgacaaacgggtgttgatttaacaagcgcatttgcaaaaaaagcactgtcgttgcaccaatgtacctaaccataaacatcaatgcctttctttaaaaccaatacacaagtatatatttttcaacctgcatatttagttaatattgcctgctaacatgaaattgtgtcacttatcttgtgttcattgcacgcagtcagggtatatacagcagtttgggccgcctggctcgttgcgaactaatttgccagaattttacgtaattatgacataacattgaaggttgtgcaatgtaacaggaatatttagacttagggatgccatccgttagataaaatacggaacggttccatatttcactgaaagaaaaaacttttgttttcgagatgatagtttccggattcgaccatattaatgacctaaggctcgtatttctgtgtgttactatgttataattaagtctatgatttgatatttgatagagtagtctgactgagcggtggtaagcACCAGCAGGcccgtaagcattcattcaaacagcactttcatgcgttttgccagcagctcgtcgctgtgcttcaagctgtttatgacttcaagctgGGTGgatataatttgtggaacgttccaacaggaatctattccaaaaacgtcataaataacaaggtttccaaaaaacaacgcatacaaagttgtatagcggcagaataagataccgggtagggagtgttctatttcattgtgtttttcactcatcacgtttgtTCCGAAAGATGTCTGTCCTCgctctgtttgcctatggacaaacattaagaataagctacgtggtgagttgatgcctattcggcagctagttagctaggtttgtatgcattGCTACTTTGTaggcgttgttggttggcaaccttttactttatgttttttggaacagattcctgttggaacattccacaaattatacccaccccttcaagcctatcaactccccaagattaggctggtgtaaccgatgtgaaatggctagctagttagccgggtgcgcattaatagcgtttcaaacgtcactcgctctgagacttggagtagttgttccccttgccctgcatgggtaacgctgcttcgagggtggctgttgtcgatgtgttcctggttcgagcccaggtaggagctatactgttacactggcaatactaaagtgcctataagaacatccaatagtcaaaggtatatgaaatacaaatcgtatagagagaaatagtcctataattcctataataactacaacctaaaacttcttacctgggaatattgaagactcatgttaaaaggaaccaccagctttcacatgttctcatgttctgagcaaggaacttaaatgttagcttttttacatggcacatattgcacttttactttcttctccaacactttgttttacattatttaaaccaaattgagcatgtttcattatttatttgaggcattatattaagttaaacaagtgttcattcagtattgttgtaattgtcataattacaaataaatacaaaatatatatatatatatatatatatatatatatatatatatatatatatatatattattattatatatttttttttcaatatttttatttttattatttaaaatCAGCAGATGAATCCGTATCggtttttttggtcctccaataatcggtatcggcattgaaaaatcataatcggtcgacctctaatctctaCCTAAAAATACATAATTAAGTGATTAATAGTTGgcattcagcagtcataaaagtttGCCTTATTTATTTGATGAACTACtaaaaatagtgattttgtcagacagcagctctatagagatgagaggacttggaattaaataaactcatcaaataaaacaaatgcgatatacacaactgaaatgtaatgtgaataaatgatggttaataattGATAAGCACTCATGGGCTCCAATTACTACCATCATGCGACATATTACGAATTGTTCTATTTTGTGTTGttcagcattcaacccacataatgcatagtgcagttaatgtaaaaaaaattgaaatcgaAAACCGTGATTATTTTTTAATTATCGAACCGAAActacctcaaaaagcactaaaaTCGCTCAGCCCTAACAaaacctagattcgagccaatgtcttaagtagctgAAAGTGTACTAcaaccttgtgaaagtgacaaactgacacctTTGGGTGATTTAACGGCCTGCACATGTGCAGTTCAGCGCAAGATGACCGTTAGAACCGATGACATGTGTTTCTGCGCATGAGCTTAGCTAACTTACGTCGCCATGACATCGTCTACAAGcgtgatcggggatttctattggattTTCTAGGCCTCTTTATTTAAAAATTGTCTTTGATACCGGGGTGCGTTCAGTTTGCTTAAACTTTTGCTACATAGTGTGATGGTTTGTAGCATTTCCCTAAAACGGTGCGCACCTTTCTTCAGCCTTTGAAGTATGTTCGCTCTTGTTTGGTGGGTATGTGTGGCAATATGTGGCCTACGACATAACTGTGTGAATTCACTGTTTCACACAGTTCTGTCATACTGAACACAATCCTGGGGTACATTCAGTTCGATTCAACGTTTGCTACATCGCCTGACGGTTGGTACTGAATacaggtggcaccttaattggggaggatgggctcgtggtaatggctggagcgaaaTCTGTgggatggtatcaaatacatcaaacacatggtttctatgtttACCATTCCACCAGCCATtattatcaaatgtatttataaagccctttttacatcagccgttgccacaaagtgctatacagaaacccagcctaaaaccccaaacagcaagcaatgcaggtgtataaGCCTTCCTCCCCACAGCAGCCTCCATTGGTACTGAACAACAAGTGTCCCCAAAATGGTGCACACTGTTCTTCaacaggggtgtattcactaggaaccaaatggggaggggcctatctgaatttgtccaatattaACTGGCTTATGTTGCAACTGCTTTAGTTGAATGATTACAACCCAGGCTTGAGGTACTTCTACTcccgtttggtgggtgtggccTGATCAATATGTGTGTGACCATTTTAAATCGCAAAACTAATGCGGCACACACCAAACACAACTCCCTCTGGGCCACCATACTCACACCGTTCTTGAACTGGTTGTTCAGTAGTGTCGTTTCCGTTTTATTAAACAGTTCTCTTGTACTGAACGCACCCCCTGTATAATGGTTTGCAGCGTTCGGGAAAGCTTGTCTAAAACAGTTAGGCAACGTTGAATGAACTGAACCAGAGGAAGATACATCTAGATCATATTTGACTGAACGCACCCCTGGCAAATTTAATCCAAGCTAAACATATTACTGCTTGACTGATTTTAGCAACTGTTGCTAACAAGTCAGATTTAGGGCCTTATATCCACGACCTCGAGTTCACATTTCTTACCGTCCTCTTTGATGGTGATGTGGAACATGGTGCGATGGAGGGGGTTGGGGTTGTGGTGGAGGAGGCGGAGGGGGGGGCTGGTGCTGGAACAGTTGCTGAAGCTGCCGCAGATGATGGTgaaactgttgctgttgttgctgctgttggtggtggtgtgggtTATACATCCCGGCGTTGTGTTCAGTAACGTGTTAGCTGACGTTAACTGTCCGTGGTTGCTTGCAGACGATACCTCGGCTCAGGATCTTGACAAGAGAAAAAAAAGCTTTTAATTATCTGATCCACAATAAACCTTGAATCCAGCTAACGTTACCTATCATGCGGAGTATAACGTTGGCTACATAACAGTTAGCTAAATACGCCTCCCTGGCTATATAGAACATAATAAATACAGCTCGTTAGCATTTAAGTTATTTATGCTTTTCTGGCGAGGTTGTTCTAACGTTCCTGCCCATGGtttctagctagctagtcagcatTAGCAACGCTACAGTCAGTGTATACAACATCTGGCAaacataactagctagctatctacccTATAAcgtttgtttagctagctagcaatttagCCTAGCATTAGCAATATAGCTAGCTATTTGGA
This window harbors:
- the ciz1a gene encoding cdkn1a interacting zinc finger protein 1a; protein product: MYNPHHHQQQQQQQQFHHHLRQLQQLFQHQPPPPPPPPQPQPPPSHHVPHHHQRGRAMSGPGPAPPPPRMVNLAAQATIIAPNPMLQGALMMQQMQGSMRGFTASGQQFTQFFAAGARSSLLGPVPMGMSMKNPHMGFPARHYHPHTRYYNNNNDYASRYPDRKREQRAVGSTDNQPAASRTLPNDKTLKDGGVGGPDGQARPSVQPEPKEPALKKQRTEGSEETVEQPPETDEVLGAAVHQSPPDDSQLEDCFILEEDGSMAGPGALEESRAAKVQSGVSAMSASEQLSGESQACTPGLKDMAEGKATSGVLEGGQEEGKEEGDAANKFYCYICTITCHNQQDFQSHMNSLVHQQRMMEIQHMSSACLVTLMPRVQESLQGGRRDSSFRDGEKRPGLQRWCATCQIHYTSTVMDHRRTSEHKLTSRTSNPSCTVCKRHFRSPCLFLEHMQSQEHKQRVDELREEGGPAALAELVAMDEQGCFVDDGEEEGEEEDGEDGEQSSSHGKEGWPTQMEVALLEDIDEDEEYDPDTVYGSSFVVPVAGFLCRICQHFYHFESSARHSHCKSLKHFENLKKYRALRSQKDGTLEPTPVDGDAECDSNHSLPSEVLGSPALLPPTTTLRPSQPRPQPQDNTPSASFSSQQDLATTSTPTTSSTRGTLGQATPEQQSLAGPEDKEEEPTLDLGPVTEDAEDEPVTGETKEEAPAQEEKLGDGNAKGGSQRRSGRTTQRR